From one Candidatus Liberimonas magnetica genomic stretch:
- the mraZ gene encoding division/cell wall cluster transcriptional repressor MraZ produces MYIGRYNHTIDTKNRLFIPSILREKSKLFILTQGLEGCLFLYDMKTWEKVLTKLENLSLPDKTEERAFKRALLSGAHELYLDTQGRVLIPKNLKDFAKIKRDAVIVGVGNRIEIWDEQKWKNYSKEKAEISLKKLAVKLEL; encoded by the coding sequence ATGTATATTGGACGATATAACCATACCATAGATACAAAAAACCGGCTTTTTATTCCTTCAATCCTGAGGGAAAAATCAAAATTATTTATTCTTACTCAAGGCCTTGAAGGCTGTCTTTTTTTATATGACATGAAAACCTGGGAAAAGGTCTTAACTAAGCTTGAGAACCTTTCCTTGCCGGACAAGACCGAGGAAAGGGCGTTCAAACGCGCTCTTTTATCCGGAGCTCACGAGCTATATCTGGACACGCAGGGAAGAGTCCTTATCCCAAAAAACCTTAAAGATTTTGCAAAAATAAAACGGGATGCTGTTATTGTAGGTGTCGGTAACAGGATCGAGATATGGGATGAACAAAAGTGGAAAAACTATTCCAAGGAAAAGGCTGAAATATCTTTAAAGAAACTTGCGGTCAAATTGGAATTATAA
- a CDS encoding AAA family ATPase, with the protein MKPSILKRSLIKPKYSFFLFGPRGVGKSTWLKQAFLNEKSIDLLNSELFLELTNNPHRLEAIVGNAKEGSWVVVDEIQKIPALLDEVHRLMEDKKWQFALCGSSARKLKRGGANLLAGRAVTLNMEGFSSFELGTKYNLSNAIQWGTIPFVHSNIENAPDILAAYLNNYIKEEITAEGLIRNIPPFIRFLTIAGQLNGQIINGHNISREAAVARATVDTYFSILVDTMMGHFLTAWRPGFKVREIMHPKFYWFDPGVARAAAGMLRDNCDRIWQGNALETLIYHELRVYNEVSRKHRPVYYYRTQSGVEIDFIIETAKRQQLKPPHIVALEVKLSNKFKPEWTKPLLSINSLEGLKCDRSIIVYTGERTYRFDKIEVYPAEVFLRMMNAGDIF; encoded by the coding sequence ATGAAACCATCCATTTTAAAGCGTTCGTTAATAAAACCAAAATATTCATTTTTTTTGTTCGGGCCCAGGGGTGTTGGAAAAAGCACCTGGCTTAAGCAAGCCTTTTTGAATGAAAAAAGCATAGATTTGTTAAATTCCGAACTCTTTTTGGAGCTTACCAATAATCCTCACAGGTTAGAAGCAATCGTTGGAAATGCAAAAGAAGGATCGTGGGTAGTAGTGGACGAAATACAGAAGATTCCTGCTCTTTTGGATGAAGTTCATCGTTTAATGGAAGACAAGAAGTGGCAGTTTGCATTATGCGGCTCTTCCGCAAGAAAGCTGAAAAGAGGCGGAGCTAACTTATTAGCTGGCCGCGCAGTTACTTTAAACATGGAAGGGTTTTCTTCGTTTGAATTGGGCACAAAATACAACTTATCAAATGCAATACAATGGGGAACAATTCCTTTTGTTCATTCAAATATAGAAAATGCGCCCGATATCTTAGCAGCTTATCTTAATAACTATATAAAGGAAGAAATAACTGCCGAAGGCCTTATTAGAAACATCCCACCGTTTATTCGCTTCCTTACTATTGCAGGGCAGTTAAATGGGCAGATAATAAACGGGCATAATATTTCAAGGGAAGCTGCTGTGGCAAGGGCTACCGTTGATACTTATTTTTCCATTCTGGTGGATACGATGATGGGGCATTTTCTTACTGCGTGGCGGCCCGGTTTTAAAGTACGTGAAATAATGCATCCCAAATTTTACTGGTTTGACCCAGGTGTGGCAAGGGCAGCTGCCGGGATGCTGCGTGACAATTGTGACCGGATTTGGCAGGGGAACGCTTTAGAAACACTAATATATCATGAACTTCGTGTATACAACGAGGTTAGCCGTAAGCATCGCCCGGTTTACTATTACAGGACACAATCCGGAGTAGAAATTGATTTTATTATTGAAACTGCAAAGCGTCAGCAACTAAAGCCTCCTCATATCGTTGCTTTAGAAGTCAAGCTTTCTAATAAATTTAAGCCAGAATGGACGAAACCGCTACTTTCTATAAATTCTTTAGAAGGGCTTAAATGTGACAGGAGTATAATAGTTTATACAGGGGAACGAACTTATCGTTTTGATAAAATTGAGGTTTATCCGGCTGAGGTGTTTCTAAGAATGATGAATGCAGGAGATATTTTTTAG
- a CDS encoding C4-type zinc ribbon domain-containing protein: MKKELQSLVSLQEKDIVLDRLRHRAEVIPKEIEAQNLTLTKLKLQVEELKDKYKKLQMAKKEKEIELETKENEIKKHNIELNSIKKNDAYKAMLGEIDKAKELKKKLEEEILTLMEESENEVKIIRTEEAALKAEEAKIQSVSEELNKELEKLKIEIIESEKERAEYVKDMPETLLQRYEHIRDGRQGLAIVSIEGDSCGGCYITLRPQIVNEVCKEQDLIFCDSCSRILYKK, encoded by the coding sequence GTGAAAAAAGAATTGCAGTCTTTGGTGAGTTTACAGGAAAAAGATATCGTTTTAGACAGGCTTCGTCACAGGGCTGAAGTGATACCCAAAGAGATCGAAGCACAAAATCTTACTTTAACTAAATTAAAGCTTCAGGTTGAAGAGTTGAAAGATAAATACAAAAAACTGCAGATGGCAAAGAAAGAAAAAGAAATAGAGCTTGAAACAAAAGAGAACGAGATAAAAAAGCATAACATTGAGTTGAATTCCATCAAGAAGAATGATGCTTATAAAGCTATGCTTGGAGAGATAGATAAGGCCAAAGAACTAAAAAAGAAGCTTGAGGAAGAGATATTAACGCTAATGGAAGAAAGTGAAAATGAAGTTAAGATAATTAGAACCGAAGAAGCGGCGCTAAAAGCAGAAGAAGCAAAAATACAATCAGTTAGCGAAGAGCTCAACAAGGAACTTGAGAAATTAAAAATTGAAATAATCGAATCAGAAAAAGAACGAGCAGAATATGTAAAGGACATGCCTGAAACATTGTTGCAGCGTTATGAACATATACGAGACGGCAGGCAGGGTTTAGCGATTGTGTCAATAGAAGGGGATAGCTGCGGAGGATGTTATATCACTTTAAGGCCTCAAATAGTAAATGAAGTTTGTAAAGAACAAGATCTGATATTCTGTGACAGTTGTTCAAGGATACTTTATAAAAAATAA
- a CDS encoding Bro-N domain-containing protein → MTDEMTKIALFRGKTIRKTLHNKEWWFVVNDVVEALTDTPNVKDYVRKMRIRDKDLSKGWGQIVTPLSVDTEGGSQKLNCANTEGVFRIIQSIPSPKAEPFKRWLAKVGYERIQEIENPELATKRTRMLYKLKGYPDDWIEKRMRGIAIREELTEEWQKRGAEKDKDYEILTADISKATFGVTPSQYKKLKGLKRENLRDHMDDFELIFTMLGERATTEIHKTEDSQGMPKLKVDAKKGGEIAGVARRKLEHTLKRSVISRKNFLPAKRKQLEQ, encoded by the coding sequence ATGACAGATGAAATGACAAAAATAGCTTTGTTCAGGGGAAAGACAATTAGAAAAACCTTACACAACAAGGAATGGTGGTTTGTGGTAAATGATGTAGTAGAAGCATTAACAGATACACCTAATGTTAAGGATTATGTTCGCAAAATGCGGATTAGAGATAAAGATCTTTCCAAAGGGTGGGGACAAATTGTCACCCCCCTTTCAGTTGATACGGAAGGTGGGTCTCAAAAGCTCAATTGTGCTAATACAGAAGGGGTATTCCGCATTATCCAGTCAATACCTTCACCGAAAGCCGAGCCTTTCAAACGCTGGCTGGCAAAAGTGGGTTATGAACGGATACAGGAAATAGAGAATCCGGAACTTGCTACAAAAAGAACCAGAATGCTTTATAAATTAAAAGGCTATCCTGATGATTGGATAGAGAAGCGTATGCGTGGTATTGCTATACGGGAAGAATTAACCGAAGAATGGCAGAAGCGGGGAGCGGAAAAAGACAAAGATTATGAAATATTAACCGCAGATATTTCAAAGGCGACATTTGGAGTTACTCCCAGCCAGTATAAAAAGCTCAAAGGATTAAAAAGGGAAAACCTTCGTGACCATATGGACGATTTTGAATTGATATTTACAATGCTTGGAGAACGTGCTACAACAGAGATTCACAAAACGGAAGATTCGCAGGGAATGCCGAAGTTGAAAGTAGATGCAAAAAAAGGCGGCGAAATAGCTGGTGTTGCCCGCAGGAAACTTGAACATACATTAAAGAGGTCGGTTATATCAAGAAAAAACTTTTTACCAGCAAAGCGTAAACAGTTGGAGCAATAA
- the rsmH gene encoding 16S rRNA (cytosine(1402)-N(4))-methyltransferase RsmH gives MEENYHIYHLPVMLKETEEYLIKNTGGVYIDATAGGGGHSRYFLEKYPEIRIIALDCDIEAIRECERNLSVFKDRLKLIKTNFKELSAALAGAGVNLADGILLDLGVSSHQFDSPDRGFSFKSSNLDMRMDDQINNSALDIINCCSEDELSEIFYNLGEERFSKKISRIIKQEKDKIKSARDLAELVGRVKKREGKIHPATKVFQALRIKVNNELENLKSALDKLPACLKPGARVVIISYHSLEDRIVKNNFRDLSKEGTYRLLTKKIITPSQEEINLNPRSRSAKLRSVEKS, from the coding sequence GTGGAAGAGAATTATCATATATACCATTTACCTGTAATGCTTAAAGAAACGGAAGAATATCTGATAAAGAATACAGGTGGTGTATATATCGATGCAACCGCAGGCGGAGGTGGTCACAGCAGGTATTTTCTTGAAAAATATCCGGAGATAAGAATAATAGCTCTTGATTGCGATATAGAAGCTATAAGAGAATGCGAAAGGAATTTGAGTGTTTTTAAAGACCGGCTAAAGCTGATAAAGACGAATTTTAAAGAGCTGTCAGCTGCATTGGCCGGCGCAGGAGTAAACCTGGCAGACGGGATATTGCTTGATCTAGGCGTTTCTTCTCATCAGTTTGACAGCCCAGATAGGGGTTTTAGTTTTAAATCTTCAAATCTGGACATGAGAATGGATGATCAAATAAATAACAGCGCACTGGACATTATAAATTGTTGCAGTGAAGATGAGCTGAGCGAGATATTCTATAATCTAGGAGAAGAAAGATTCTCAAAAAAGATCAGCCGTATTATAAAACAAGAAAAGGATAAGATTAAATCTGCAAGAGACCTGGCAGAACTTGTCGGAAGAGTAAAGAAACGAGAAGGCAAAATCCATCCCGCAACAAAAGTTTTTCAAGCCTTAAGGATCAAAGTTAATAACGAGTTAGAAAACCTCAAATCAGCCTTGGATAAACTACCCGCTTGTTTAAAACCCGGAGCAAGAGTGGTAATCATAAGCTATCACTCCCTGGAAGACAGGATAGTCAAAAATAATTTCAGGGACCTAAGTAAAGAAGGCACTTATCGTTTGTTGACAAAAAAAATAATCACTCCAAGCCAGGAAGAAATAAATTTAAACCCGAGAAGCAGAAGCGCAAAATTAAGGTCAGTGGAAAAGTCCTAA
- a CDS encoding sulfite exporter TauE/SafE family protein — translation MIIVLYVLLGFVAGVLGGLFGIGGGIILIPALVYLFKLTQHQAQGTTLAILIPPIGLLAAWVYYKNGNVDLKIAVFICLGFFIGGFIGAKIAALFSNDALKKLFGAAMLLVAIKMIFGK, via the coding sequence ATGATAATTGTCCTTTATGTGCTTTTAGGGTTCGTAGCAGGGGTACTGGGCGGTCTGTTTGGGATAGGCGGCGGCATAATCTTAATTCCTGCCCTTGTCTACTTATTCAAGCTTACACAGCATCAGGCACAGGGTACTACCCTTGCTATATTAATACCTCCTATAGGCCTGCTTGCAGCCTGGGTTTATTATAAGAACGGCAATGTTGACCTTAAGATAGCTGTTTTTATATGCCTGGGTTTTTTTATAGGAGGTTTTATTGGAGCAAAGATAGCGGCGTTATTTTCAAACGACGCACTTAAAAAGCTGTTCGGTGCAGCAATGCTTCTAGTCGCCATAAAAATGATATTTGGTAAATAA
- a CDS encoding ribonuclease HI family protein, producing the protein MKINIYTDGASRGNPGPGGIGVLLCDENNNVLEESKEFIGEATNNIAEYKALLRGLELAKKYIPCSLEMHLDSELVCKQMLGLYRVRDENLSRYFENAQGILKEFEKVDFKYIPREQNKSADRLANQAINLATAKKNNF; encoded by the coding sequence ATGAAGATAAATATTTACACGGACGGAGCATCACGAGGCAACCCCGGGCCCGGCGGCATAGGGGTTTTGTTGTGTGATGAAAATAATAATGTTCTGGAAGAATCCAAAGAGTTTATAGGGGAAGCTACAAACAATATAGCCGAGTATAAAGCTCTTTTACGCGGGCTTGAACTGGCGAAAAAATATATTCCGTGCAGTTTAGAGATGCATCTTGATTCAGAGTTGGTCTGCAAGCAGATGCTCGGTCTTTACAGGGTAAGAGACGAGAATCTATCCAGGTATTTTGAAAATGCCCAGGGTATTTTAAAAGAATTTGAGAAAGTTGACTTTAAGTATATTCCCAGAGAACAGAATAAATCAGCAGACCGTCTGGCTAATCAGGCAATAAACCTTGCAACTGCAAAAAAAAATAATTTTTAA
- a CDS encoding pirin family protein, whose product MRIIKTYEEQVDVVKIRLWGILIAKKRTFVCLGVAFLIGWTVIAGAMALEAGMKKQLITGSSTFDGAGVKLFRVFANDSTELTDPFLLLDNFGSDNPDEYLRGFPWHPHRGIETVTYMLDGVVEHGDSIGNSGVIGPGDIQWMSAGSGIIHQEMPKQGKSGPLMQGLQLWVNLPAKRKMMEPRYRGITAREVPSVRKVGIEVKVISGEYEGSIGPVKDLVVDVEYFDVKLKNKIPFSRKLKKGYTTFCYVLEGNGLCEETPIARKQLMLFKNADTLTVKPDGNMRFILVSGRPLKEPVAWGGPIVMNTQEELSRAFSELDAGTFIKYKPPNGKNEGKNIQRGFYHK is encoded by the coding sequence ATGAGAATAATAAAAACATATGAGGAACAAGTGGATGTTGTTAAAATAAGGCTTTGGGGGATTTTAATTGCTAAAAAGAGAACCTTTGTTTGCCTTGGGGTCGCCTTTCTGATAGGATGGACGGTGATAGCAGGGGCTATGGCATTGGAGGCCGGGATGAAAAAACAGTTGATTACGGGTAGTTCGACTTTTGACGGGGCGGGTGTCAAGCTGTTTAGGGTATTTGCAAATGACAGCACTGAACTGACAGACCCGTTCCTTCTGCTTGACAATTTCGGTTCGGATAACCCGGACGAGTATCTCCGCGGCTTTCCCTGGCACCCGCACCGCGGCATAGAAACCGTAACTTACATGCTTGACGGGGTTGTTGAGCACGGTGACAGCATAGGAAACTCAGGTGTTATCGGCCCGGGCGATATCCAGTGGATGAGTGCGGGAAGCGGTATAATCCACCAGGAAATGCCTAAACAGGGTAAAAGCGGGCCCTTGATGCAGGGCCTTCAGCTATGGGTTAACCTTCCGGCCAAACGCAAAATGATGGAGCCGCGTTACCGCGGTATCACGGCTCGCGAAGTTCCGTCGGTTAGAAAAGTCGGTATTGAGGTTAAGGTTATATCCGGTGAATACGAAGGAAGTATCGGCCCGGTAAAAGATCTGGTTGTTGACGTGGAATACTTCGATGTAAAGCTTAAGAACAAAATCCCTTTCAGCCGCAAGCTGAAAAAAGGGTATACCACGTTCTGCTACGTGCTGGAAGGAAATGGCTTGTGCGAAGAAACGCCTATAGCCAGAAAACAATTGATGCTTTTTAAAAATGCGGATACGCTTACAGTCAAGCCGGATGGGAACATGAGGTTCATATTAGTGTCCGGGCGGCCGCTTAAAGAACCTGTGGCCTGGGGTGGGCCGATAGTTATGAACACGCAGGAAGAGCTATCCCGCGCCTTTAGCGAGCTGGATGCCGGCACATTTATTAAATACAAGCCCCCAAACGGAAAAAATGAAGGCAAAAACATCCAACGCGGTTTTTATCACAAATGA